A section of the bacterium genome encodes:
- the mgtE gene encoding magnesium transporter — protein sequence MERDELKIRDILDQLEHLYESGDKEGVCKLVEELSPDGVAELLDILDDPSECQWILECMDDAIAAETLMLLYPELRGAIVERLSDEKLARYIAELPSDDAAELLREVDERRWENILKLLPQELAEQLVELISHPGETAGAIMAHEVESLPGNYTVAQAIADLVRFGDDIEEIFQIFIVDDDGKLLGFVPIQRLLIAAPGQKLAEIAQPVDVVVPVDADREYVVDLFRRKDIVSAPVVDSEGKLLGRITIDDVLDVADEESSKDIYKLVGIEVEEGGEIHDIRKRMPWLLVAFVGELVSGFVLKSFSSTIVHFVLLTSFIPLIMALGGNVGMQSAAVMIRKIALSRWGTDIHSKTVLREIFAGFALGVITGGLLFLLGWFWGDLKVGFVAAVAIVIAMTISATVGSTLPVIFNKLGTDPAFATGPFITTFNDVIGLTIYMVVASVLLNIL from the coding sequence ATGGAAAGGGACGAGCTCAAAATAAGGGATATCCTCGACCAACTCGAACATTTATACGAGAGCGGGGATAAAGAGGGCGTATGCAAACTTGTTGAGGAACTTTCCCCTGACGGCGTTGCTGAGCTTCTGGATATACTTGACGACCCATCCGAGTGTCAGTGGATACTGGAGTGTATGGACGACGCTATCGCTGCGGAAACATTGATGTTGTTATACCCTGAGCTTAGGGGCGCTATAGTTGAACGACTTTCTGACGAAAAACTTGCCCGCTACATTGCTGAACTTCCATCGGATGACGCTGCTGAGCTTCTTCGAGAGGTTGACGAAAGGCGCTGGGAAAATATTCTTAAACTTTTGCCACAGGAGCTTGCCGAGCAACTCGTAGAACTTATCTCACATCCCGGGGAAACGGCTGGCGCGATAATGGCTCATGAGGTGGAGTCGCTCCCGGGAAATTACACTGTCGCACAAGCCATAGCCGACCTTGTTCGTTTTGGCGACGATATAGAGGAGATATTCCAGATATTCATAGTTGACGACGACGGGAAGCTTTTGGGCTTCGTGCCGATACAAAGGCTTTTGATAGCCGCCCCTGGCCAGAAACTTGCCGAAATAGCTCAGCCTGTAGATGTGGTGGTGCCTGTTGATGCGGACAGGGAATATGTGGTTGACCTTTTCCGCCGAAAGGACATCGTTAGTGCGCCGGTGGTGGACAGCGAGGGTAAACTTTTAGGTCGAATAACCATCGACGATGTATTGGATGTAGCCGATGAGGAATCGAGTAAGGATATATATAAACTTGTGGGTATAGAAGTTGAGGAAGGCGGTGAGATTCACGACATAAGGAAGCGGATGCCCTGGCTTCTTGTTGCGTTTGTTGGGGAACTCGTTTCGGGGTTTGTGCTGAAGTCATTTTCGAGCACCATAGTCCACTTCGTTCTTCTAACGAGCTTCATACCGCTTATAATGGCACTTGGCGGGAATGTCGGGATGCAATCGGCTGCAGTTATGATCCGAAAAATTGCCTTATCGCGCTGGGGCACCGATATCCATTCTAAAACAGTCCTGCGCGAGATTTTTGCTGGTTTTGCGCTGGGCGTCATCACGGGCGGGTTACTTTTTCTTCTCGGCTGGTTCTGGGGAGACCTCAAAGTAGGCTTCGTAGCGGCAGTAGCTATAGTAATTGCAATGACCATCTCAGCTACAGTGGGAAGCACCTTGCCAGTCATATTCAACAAGCTGGGCACAGACCCAGCATTCGCAACAGGACCATTCATCACAACATTCAACGATGTTATAGGGCTAACCATCTACATGGTAGTCGCCTCAGTTCTGCTTAATATATTATGA
- the rdgB gene encoding RdgB/HAM1 family non-canonical purine NTP pyrophosphatase encodes MPKVVLATSNKHKFFEIKNILLPEELGIELLFGGELVDSAPAETGSTFFENALIKARFYGQKTNMPALADDSGLVVPALGGKPGIMSARFAGEGCTYEDNNRKLLRMMESLPDKMREAKFVCVAVLWLPYGEVFSTKGELHGKITREPRGTGGFGYDPVFELPDGKTVAELSPQEKNAISHRAKAFKKMRKLVIELIKSGKIG; translated from the coding sequence ATGCCCAAGGTTGTTCTTGCGACATCCAACAAGCATAAATTTTTCGAGATAAAAAATATTCTCCTGCCTGAGGAATTAGGCATTGAACTTCTTTTTGGTGGGGAATTGGTCGATAGTGCTCCCGCAGAGACTGGTTCGACATTTTTTGAGAACGCACTTATCAAAGCAAGGTTTTATGGGCAGAAAACCAATATGCCTGCGCTCGCGGATGATTCCGGCCTTGTGGTGCCTGCGCTCGGAGGTAAACCAGGTATAATGTCTGCTCGCTTCGCCGGCGAGGGCTGTACATACGAGGACAACAACAGAAAGCTTCTTAGAATGATGGAAAGCCTGCCCGATAAAATGAGGGAAGCTAAATTCGTCTGTGTGGCTGTTTTGTGGCTTCCTTATGGGGAGGTGTTTTCCACAAAGGGCGAGCTTCACGGCAAAATAACCCGCGAACCGAGAGGAACGGGTGGTTTCGGATACGACCCTGTGTTCGAGTTGCCTGACGGAAAAACGGTAGCAGAGCTTTCTCCCCAAGAAAAAAATGCCATAAGCCATCGCGCAAAAGCATTCAAAAAGATGCGCAAGTTGGTTATCGAGCTTATAAAGTCTGGCAAGATAGGTTGA
- a CDS encoding O-antigen ligase family protein: MAVGLPFSHVFGYICSIFAIPALFSSRVWSSARKVIVAILAFLAYWTIRGMFTPKPFLTMLSLINLIAHWLLPFVLGILIARQIKLFFKLHFITLTFIIILGLLAAVGLFPQQIFGEKIWAEGMLWGFNHHNDFASLLAFFLPAFLVMGGSFNFLLELIFGLGLGLTGSRGYYIAFTLSSAGIFIQHFVRGAFSKRMMLNFLVAFFVFVGSVLLLSAPKTRIEKAVKGVDMAVIARLNRWKVAHWALSENPLFGIGPGQLQTRDDYISRIKRENLFIDFKAGDLKHLHNLYLTIMAEGGIIGIALVLLIFWTILSMLSKRGKIGKAFMWGFAAILIGNFFDEQLIKPPEAIDIFFVLGLLAGSKGGSSGYDESKT, encoded by the coding sequence ATGGCGGTCGGTCTGCCGTTCTCGCATGTTTTCGGTTATATCTGCTCAATTTTTGCGATTCCAGCGCTTTTTAGCTCACGAGTGTGGTCTTCAGCACGCAAAGTTATAGTTGCGATCCTCGCTTTTTTGGCCTACTGGACAATAAGAGGAATGTTTACTCCAAAACCCTTCCTCACGATGCTCTCACTTATTAATTTAATTGCACACTGGCTGCTTCCGTTTGTCCTTGGGATTCTTATCGCAAGGCAAATAAAATTATTCTTTAAACTGCATTTTATTACGCTAACTTTTATCATAATTTTGGGTTTGCTTGCCGCTGTCGGTCTTTTCCCGCAACAGATATTCGGCGAAAAAATTTGGGCTGAAGGAATGCTATGGGGATTTAACCATCATAATGACTTCGCGTCGCTTTTAGCCTTCTTCCTGCCCGCATTTTTAGTCATGGGCGGAAGCTTTAATTTCCTGCTGGAGCTTATTTTTGGGCTGGGACTCGGACTTACTGGTTCGAGAGGATACTACATCGCTTTCACGCTATCATCTGCTGGGATATTTATTCAACACTTTGTAAGAGGAGCCTTCAGCAAAAGGATGATGTTAAATTTTCTCGTTGCGTTCTTTGTCTTCGTTGGTTCGGTGCTGCTCCTTTCAGCTCCCAAAACGAGAATTGAAAAAGCCGTAAAAGGCGTTGATATGGCAGTAATAGCAAGACTTAATAGATGGAAGGTTGCACATTGGGCACTTTCGGAAAATCCCCTTTTCGGAATTGGTCCGGGACAACTTCAAACGAGGGATGACTACATCTCAAGAATCAAGCGGGAAAATTTGTTTATAGACTTCAAAGCCGGCGATCTGAAACATTTGCATAATCTATACCTGACCATTATGGCAGAAGGCGGCATCATCGGCATAGCACTGGTATTGCTGATTTTCTGGACTATTCTTTCGATGCTGAGCAAAAGGGGCAAAATCGGCAAAGCATTTATGTGGGGATTCGCAGCAATTCTCATTGGTAATTTCTTCGATGAGCAGCTTATAAAACCTCCCGAGGCAATAGATATTTTTTTCGTTTTAGGGCTTCTGGCAGGTTCCAAGGGGGGTTCGTCGGGCTACGATGAAAGCAAAACATAG
- a CDS encoding bifunctional oligoribonuclease/PAP phosphatase NrnA, producing the protein MVNVPEQILSAIKTYNSIVITSHIEPDGDSLGSVLGLARALSKAGKNIFVPLDSNIPDKYSFLAEMLLPYRELLPNPELAVVIDCSSPDRIDWGVYGSPPSVPIVNIDHHVGNMMFGEMNWVDENAAACGEMVYYLIKKLGLELDEISATGLFTAILTDTGRFSFVNTKPNIFHIAAELQEAGADPKKISEALYCNYSPSYLKNVGIALCNLKILSDGKVAFMVLDHKNAQEFGTRVNDSEGIVDFAIAIKGVEVAALFKEVDDDKVKVSLRSRGAIDVSRIAQLFGGGGHKNAAGCTIYGSLKSAKETILREIERDLKKKSFA; encoded by the coding sequence ATGGTTAATGTTCCGGAACAGATTCTTTCGGCCATCAAAACCTACAACTCCATAGTAATAACAAGCCACATAGAACCTGATGGGGATTCGCTCGGAAGCGTTCTGGGACTCGCAAGAGCACTTAGCAAAGCAGGAAAAAACATTTTCGTTCCCCTCGACAGCAACATACCCGATAAGTATAGTTTTCTTGCCGAAATGCTTCTTCCCTATCGCGAACTTCTTCCAAATCCCGAGCTTGCTGTAGTCATCGACTGCTCCTCGCCAGACCGAATAGATTGGGGAGTCTATGGTTCGCCACCATCGGTGCCGATAGTTAACATAGACCATCATGTAGGGAATATGATGTTCGGTGAAATGAACTGGGTTGACGAAAACGCCGCTGCCTGCGGAGAAATGGTTTATTACCTTATTAAAAAGCTTGGACTCGAGCTTGACGAAATAAGCGCTACAGGACTTTTCACAGCTATCCTGACGGATACGGGAAGATTCTCGTTTGTTAACACCAAGCCCAACATTTTCCACATAGCCGCTGAACTTCAGGAAGCTGGCGCAGACCCGAAAAAAATAAGCGAAGCTTTATACTGTAACTATTCCCCATCCTATCTTAAGAATGTGGGAATAGCATTGTGCAATCTCAAAATTCTTTCCGACGGTAAAGTGGCTTTCATGGTGCTTGACCACAAGAATGCGCAAGAATTCGGCACAAGAGTAAACGATTCCGAAGGCATAGTGGACTTTGCCATAGCGATAAAAGGGGTCGAGGTTGCAGCTCTTTTCAAAGAGGTGGATGACGATAAAGTTAAGGTGTCGCTTAGAAGCCGTGGAGCTATAGATGTAAGCCGCATCGCACAACTCTTCGGCGGCGGTGGACACAAAAACGCTGCTGGTTGCACTATTTACGGCTCCCTTAAAAGCGCAAAAGAAACGATATTACGGGAGATAGAAAGAGACCTTAAAAAGAAGAGTTTTGCCTGA
- the rbfA gene encoding 30S ribosome-binding factor RbfA codes for MSKRTEQIGGIIAKIISKILRDEIRDPRLGGLITITGVDVSKDLRNATVYWSVIGDEEVWREAEDGFKKAKGYIQRLVAQRLILKVTPRLEFVPDHTMERAQRIEMIIEELTHKDGE; via the coding sequence ATGAGCAAGCGAACTGAGCAAATAGGCGGGATAATAGCCAAGATAATAAGCAAGATTCTTCGGGACGAAATAAGAGACCCTCGTCTTGGTGGACTTATAACTATAACCGGGGTCGATGTATCAAAAGACTTAAGAAATGCGACGGTTTACTGGAGCGTTATAGGCGATGAAGAGGTTTGGCGGGAAGCCGAGGACGGTTTTAAAAAAGCCAAGGGATACATTCAGCGGCTCGTTGCACAAAGACTCATTCTTAAAGTAACGCCAAGACTCGAATTCGTCCCGGACCATACCATGGAGCGCGCACAGAGAATAGAGATGATTATCGAGGAATTAACTCATAAAGACGGTGAGTAA
- a CDS encoding isoleucine--tRNA ligase: MSYRKLPREFTQTDLENEVLDFWDRERIFEKTLEATSKYPRFNFYEGPPTANGKPGVHHVISRTIKDIVCRYQTMRGHFVERKGGWDTHGLPVEISVEQELGLKSKKEVLKYGVKKFNQACRESVFRYLKEWEWITRRIGYWLDLENAYITYNPEYIESVWWILAQYFKKGLIYRGYKVLPYCARCGTGLSDHEVALGYRDVEDPSVYVMMKVISPLPGDSSPPENTYFLVWTTTPWTLLSNVALAVHPDYDYLLVEYEGKNLILLSERADPVLGEGNYKVLRRFKGKELFGIDYEPLYKFVDTKERSHYVITADFVTTEDGTGIVHIAPAFGQEDFEVREQYDLPLVQLVNDDGIIKDDAKPFAGLWFKDADPKILDDLRTRGLLFRDETIVHSYPFCWRCDSPLLMYARSSWYIRTTAYKDKMIAENEKIKWYPPQIGAGRFGEWLRNNIDWAISRERFWGTPLNIWICEKCGHMHAVESFEELKKMSLNPIPDDFDFHKPDVDEVTLACPKCGGVMKRTPEVIDCWFDSGAMPFAQYSYPFRISEVEFSKKFPADFIAEGVDQTRGWFYTLLAISTFLKGRSPYKTVVSIELVLDKNGQKMSKSRGNVVDPVDVISKFGADPLRWYFIITSPPWLPTRFDEDGVYEVLRKFFDTLKNTYNFFALYADIDGFVPDGTLPEKFNNIMDRWLISRLNTLKTNYLEWMDDYQMTRAARAVQKFVIDELSNWYVRRNRRRFWASGLDEDKVTAYKVLWYALKTVCELTAPFAPMTAEFFWRELTAPLREKVGESVHMVQLTKGMEQFIDKELESQMETTVKLVELGRAARNKAKINIRQPLGRMVAVVPDDVAIADELVAIIKDELNIKTLEFTSRADEFIEYRAKPNFKVLGKRFGSSMPKVSEALSNLSSDAVRAGLERGEWEITVDGVKYRLSTDEVQVEALGKGDFAVASEKNFAVALDVRITPELRAEGIAREAVNRIQNTRKEAGLEVTDRIILSLVSDDDEIVNALKKHTDSIAADTLAVEVKFAPLEDATYSKEWKLGSSKLVIMLKKADWKPNK; the protein is encoded by the coding sequence ATGTCATACAGGAAACTGCCAAGGGAATTCACGCAAACCGACCTTGAGAACGAGGTTCTCGACTTCTGGGATCGCGAGCGGATATTCGAGAAGACGCTTGAAGCAACGAGCAAGTATCCCCGCTTCAATTTTTACGAGGGTCCGCCCACTGCGAATGGCAAACCGGGCGTGCATCATGTTATTTCGCGCACTATAAAGGACATCGTGTGCCGTTATCAAACGATGAGAGGGCATTTTGTCGAGCGCAAGGGTGGCTGGGATACTCATGGACTGCCGGTTGAGATAAGTGTTGAGCAAGAGCTCGGGCTGAAGTCGAAAAAAGAGGTTCTAAAATACGGTGTGAAAAAGTTCAATCAGGCGTGCAGGGAGAGTGTTTTTAGATACCTAAAAGAGTGGGAATGGATTACCCGTCGCATAGGTTATTGGCTCGACCTCGAAAATGCATACATAACTTACAATCCCGAATACATTGAGTCCGTATGGTGGATACTCGCCCAATACTTTAAAAAAGGGCTTATTTATCGTGGATATAAAGTTTTGCCCTATTGTGCTCGATGCGGAACAGGATTGTCGGACCATGAGGTGGCGCTTGGATACCGCGATGTTGAAGACCCCTCGGTTTATGTGATGATGAAAGTGATTTCCCCTCTCCCCGGTGATTCATCTCCGCCAGAAAACACTTACTTCCTCGTCTGGACAACGACGCCGTGGACATTGCTGTCGAATGTGGCATTAGCTGTTCATCCCGATTACGATTATCTTCTGGTCGAATACGAGGGCAAAAATCTGATTCTTTTAAGCGAACGAGCAGACCCTGTGCTTGGTGAGGGGAACTATAAAGTGCTGCGGAGATTCAAGGGTAAGGAGCTCTTCGGAATAGATTATGAGCCACTCTACAAGTTTGTCGATACAAAGGAGCGTTCTCACTATGTTATAACTGCGGATTTCGTGACCACAGAGGATGGAACAGGTATAGTTCACATAGCGCCTGCGTTTGGGCAGGAAGACTTTGAGGTGAGAGAGCAGTATGACCTGCCGCTGGTTCAGCTCGTCAACGATGACGGGATAATAAAGGATGATGCCAAGCCTTTTGCAGGCTTATGGTTTAAGGATGCAGACCCAAAAATCCTTGATGATTTAAGGACACGTGGATTGCTTTTCAGGGATGAGACCATAGTCCATTCTTATCCCTTCTGCTGGCGATGTGATTCGCCGCTTTTGATGTATGCTCGCTCGAGCTGGTACATTCGCACCACCGCATACAAGGATAAAATGATCGCGGAGAACGAAAAGATAAAGTGGTATCCTCCTCAAATCGGGGCTGGAAGATTTGGCGAATGGCTTAGAAACAATATTGACTGGGCTATTTCGCGTGAACGATTCTGGGGAACGCCGCTCAACATATGGATTTGCGAAAAGTGTGGACACATGCATGCTGTGGAATCCTTCGAGGAGTTGAAGAAGATGTCCCTTAATCCGATTCCAGACGACTTCGACTTCCACAAGCCCGATGTCGATGAGGTTACGCTTGCCTGCCCAAAGTGCGGTGGCGTGATGAAAAGAACTCCTGAGGTTATAGACTGCTGGTTCGACAGCGGCGCTATGCCGTTCGCGCAATATTCGTATCCTTTCAGAATAAGCGAAGTAGAGTTCTCGAAAAAGTTCCCCGCAGATTTCATAGCTGAAGGAGTGGACCAGACGAGAGGATGGTTCTATACGCTTCTTGCCATATCAACATTCCTTAAGGGCAGGTCACCATACAAAACTGTTGTCTCGATAGAGCTTGTTCTGGATAAAAATGGTCAGAAAATGAGCAAGTCCAGAGGAAATGTTGTTGACCCTGTGGATGTTATATCCAAGTTTGGTGCAGACCCACTCAGATGGTATTTTATCATAACGAGTCCGCCTTGGCTGCCGACGAGATTTGATGAGGACGGTGTTTATGAGGTTTTGCGAAAATTTTTCGACACCCTTAAAAACACATACAATTTCTTCGCTCTTTACGCCGATATTGACGGTTTCGTTCCTGATGGCACGCTGCCCGAGAAGTTCAATAATATAATGGATAGATGGCTTATATCGCGGCTGAACACGCTTAAAACTAATTATCTTGAGTGGATGGATGATTACCAGATGACGCGTGCTGCGCGGGCGGTGCAAAAATTCGTTATAGACGAGCTCTCGAACTGGTATGTAAGGCGTAACAGGCGTCGATTTTGGGCATCAGGACTTGATGAGGACAAGGTTACTGCCTACAAAGTGCTCTGGTATGCGTTAAAAACTGTTTGTGAACTTACGGCGCCATTCGCACCTATGACTGCGGAGTTCTTCTGGCGCGAGCTTACCGCACCACTAAGAGAAAAGGTTGGGGAATCAGTTCACATGGTCCAGCTCACAAAAGGCATGGAGCAATTCATTGATAAGGAGCTTGAATCACAAATGGAGACTACCGTAAAGCTTGTTGAGTTGGGTAGAGCAGCCCGCAACAAGGCAAAAATTAATATAAGGCAACCTCTGGGCAGAATGGTTGCCGTAGTTCCCGACGATGTTGCTATCGCTGATGAACTTGTCGCTATAATAAAGGATGAATTGAACATAAAAACTCTTGAGTTCACGAGCAGGGCTGACGAATTTATCGAGTACAGGGCGAAGCCTAATTTCAAAGTTCTTGGGAAGCGTTTTGGCTCGTCTATGCCGAAGGTTAGCGAGGCTTTGTCCAACCTTTCATCGGATGCGGTTCGTGCTGGGCTTGAGCGCGGTGAGTGGGAAATAACGGTTGATGGCGTTAAGTATCGTCTTTCCACGGATGAGGTGCAGGTTGAGGCGCTTGGCAAGGGTGACTTCGCCGTTGCATCGGAGAAGAATTTTGCGGTTGCACTCGATGTAAGGATAACACCCGAACTTCGCGCAGAGGGTATCGCACGCGAGGCGGTCAATAGAATTCAAAACACCAGAAAAGAAGCAGGACTTGAGGTCACGGATAGGATAATTCTTTCGCTTGTTTCCGACGATGACGAGATAGTGAACGCTTTGAAGAAGCACACCGACTCGATTGCTGCTGATACACTGGCTGTTGAGGTTAAATTCGCCCCTCTTGAGGACGCAACCTACTCAAAAGAGTGGAAACTCGGCAGTTCCAAACTCGTTATAATGCTTAAAAAAGCCGACTGGAAGCCAAATAAGTAA
- a CDS encoding TIGR03960 family B12-binding radical SAM protein encodes MSLWSEIESILPLVEKPARYIGSERGSVVKAHEGRATFALAFPEVYELGASHFGGLIIYNILNSEDDIVCERVYMPWEDMRAKLIERKIPLVTLETKTPLKDFDVVGFSLEHELSYTNVLDMLNLAGIPITSVSRGEDDPIVIAGGVSAFNPEPMALFFDAFYIGDAEVNLVDVVRFIGRNKGKIPRRELIRELARFDGIYVPALYEPRFIDGRFDGFEVEDEAPYPVKANIAPELKDEFYPKPPIIPWIEVVHNRLRVEINRGCPKGCRFCQAGFVYRPNREREVESIVSELRRNYELTGWAQIGVLSLSATDYSNIIPLIDSLRPWIEHENIEFSLPSIRPEKLSHETFRLIGFMRKTGLTFAPEAGTERLRAVINKPYDIDKLYWACEKAFQLGWRGVKLYFMIGLPTETDEDLFGIVEILRNVSRIAKRFKSNVRVTVSPFVPKPHTPFSWARQIDATEIKRRGWLIKSRCPGNVNVDLRRAEVSILEGILSRGDRRLGDVIMRAWQKGAINAAWKESFKPELFFEAMSECGLSVDEFLRERETNEPLPWDVIDKGIKREFLIAEYNRALLGKTLPPCDTRNCEKCDFCDIPPQRIAEPAKIKIDGGEEFIEYGRFPRRKGKEGRIFAPYIRIKYRRCGMMRFLGHLDVVRLWEMSLRRAKVPVSVSEGFHKHLRITYGPPLPLGAESEAEYMDIKLSKPIGEHTIARLSSTLPDGMDVISYKALNAKPAPLQSVVSAALWECKLQLQPERLEEVFSWAEKQAQIPVKRHKKTLDIRRFLLGWRVQPGDGSSKLMLLLMAGDRGSGRPQEYLSAYGISEDIIAVSRFVRKELLIPVKDGYVNPFGERVDVSFFGT; translated from the coding sequence ATGAGTCTCTGGAGTGAAATAGAGTCCATACTGCCCCTCGTCGAAAAACCCGCGCGTTACATTGGCAGCGAGCGAGGTTCGGTCGTAAAGGCGCATGAGGGAAGAGCTACATTTGCGCTTGCTTTTCCCGAAGTTTACGAACTTGGTGCAAGCCATTTCGGTGGGCTTATTATTTATAACATTCTCAATTCCGAGGACGACATAGTTTGTGAGCGGGTTTACATGCCGTGGGAGGATATGCGTGCAAAGCTTATTGAGCGCAAAATTCCTCTTGTAACTTTAGAGACGAAAACCCCGTTAAAAGACTTCGATGTCGTCGGTTTTTCCCTTGAGCACGAGCTTTCGTACACGAATGTGTTGGACATGCTTAATCTGGCGGGAATACCTATTACCTCGGTTTCTCGCGGTGAGGATGACCCGATAGTTATTGCGGGTGGTGTTTCGGCTTTTAACCCTGAGCCTATGGCGCTTTTCTTTGACGCATTCTACATCGGCGATGCCGAAGTGAACCTCGTTGATGTCGTGAGATTTATAGGTCGAAACAAAGGCAAAATCCCCCGCAGAGAATTGATACGAGAGCTCGCGAGGTTTGATGGAATATATGTGCCCGCTCTTTATGAACCAAGATTTATCGATGGGCGATTTGATGGTTTCGAAGTAGAAGATGAAGCACCCTACCCAGTTAAGGCTAACATAGCGCCAGAGCTTAAGGACGAGTTTTACCCCAAGCCGCCGATAATACCATGGATAGAAGTAGTTCACAATAGGCTAAGAGTGGAGATAAACCGCGGTTGTCCCAAGGGATGCAGATTTTGTCAGGCAGGCTTTGTATATCGTCCTAATCGCGAACGCGAGGTGGAAAGCATAGTATCTGAGCTGAGGCGGAACTACGAACTAACTGGATGGGCACAAATAGGTGTTTTGTCGCTGTCAGCGACCGATTATTCTAACATTATTCCACTTATCGATTCACTTAGACCCTGGATAGAGCATGAGAACATAGAGTTTTCGTTGCCTTCGATAAGACCTGAAAAGCTTTCTCATGAGACATTTCGGCTAATAGGTTTCATGCGCAAAACAGGGCTTACTTTTGCTCCTGAAGCTGGTACTGAACGCCTTCGTGCCGTTATAAACAAACCTTATGACATAGATAAACTCTACTGGGCTTGCGAGAAGGCATTTCAGCTTGGATGGCGTGGGGTTAAGCTTTACTTCATGATCGGCTTGCCCACGGAAACTGACGAGGACCTTTTCGGGATAGTGGAAATACTCCGCAATGTCTCGCGAATAGCAAAGCGATTCAAGTCCAATGTTAGAGTTACTGTATCGCCATTCGTGCCCAAACCGCACACGCCTTTCTCGTGGGCGAGGCAAATCGACGCCACTGAAATAAAAAGAAGAGGGTGGCTAATAAAGAGCAGGTGCCCGGGAAATGTTAATGTGGACCTTCGGCGCGCCGAAGTATCCATACTCGAAGGTATTCTCTCCCGTGGTGATAGAAGACTTGGCGATGTGATAATGCGCGCGTGGCAGAAAGGTGCCATAAACGCCGCGTGGAAGGAATCATTTAAACCTGAGTTGTTTTTCGAGGCGATGAGTGAGTGCGGATTATCTGTCGATGAATTTCTTCGGGAGCGGGAGACTAACGAACCTCTCCCCTGGGATGTTATCGATAAAGGGATAAAACGGGAATTTCTTATTGCGGAATACAATCGTGCCTTGTTGGGCAAAACTCTGCCCCCATGCGATACAAGGAATTGTGAGAAATGCGATTTCTGCGATATACCCCCGCAAAGGATTGCCGAGCCTGCCAAAATAAAGATTGATGGCGGAGAAGAATTTATTGAGTATGGCCGATTTCCAAGGCGTAAGGGAAAAGAGGGAAGGATATTCGCACCCTACATTCGCATAAAGTATAGACGATGTGGTATGATGCGATTCCTTGGGCACCTTGATGTCGTGCGGTTGTGGGAAATGTCGCTTAGGCGAGCCAAAGTTCCGGTTTCAGTGAGTGAAGGGTTTCACAAACATTTGCGCATAACATATGGACCGCCGTTGCCGCTTGGTGCGGAAAGCGAAGCAGAATATATGGACATTAAGCTTTCCAAACCAATAGGTGAACATACGATAGCACGATTATCATCTACACTTCCTGATGGAATGGATGTGATATCATATAAGGCTCTTAACGCCAAACCTGCACCACTTCAATCGGTTGTTTCGGCTGCGCTCTGGGAATGCAAACTACAGCTTCAACCGGAAAGGCTTGAGGAAGTTTTTTCATGGGCAGAAAAGCAGGCTCAAATACCAGTTAAGAGGCACAAAAAAACACTTGACATAAGACGATTTCTTCTTGGGTGGCGTGTCCAGCCTGGCGATGGTAGTTCGAAACTTATGCTTCTTCTTATGGCGGGTGACAGGGGCAGCGGGCGGCCGCAGGAGTATCTTTCAGCATACGGGATTTCTGAAGATATTATTGCCGTGTCGCGGTTCGTGAGAAAGGAGCTTCTAATTCCGGTCAAGGACGGTTATGTTAATCCCTTCGGTGAGCGAGTTGATGTTAGTTTTTTTGGGACTTAG